Part of the Marasmius oreades isolate 03SP1 chromosome 5, whole genome shotgun sequence genome is shown below.
GGATGAGAGTGTATGGTGGCAGGAAGTATGCAAGAATTACCTCCTTGTGGagtggaggagaagaaacctATTTTGACATTCCTTTCTCGCAACTCATCAGCAAGTTTGTTCACGGCGTTCCAGGTACTGATTACACAACCTCAGGTGGTTTTCCCTTAGAGGAGTTAAATAACCACCTACCCCTGGCCCACAGTTTTTCTGTATTCAGTCAAATCGTCTAGGAGATGTATTTTGCCAGCTGCATCTACTGTGACTTGGTTACGCGGACCGATCGTAAGACGCGGATTGTTGTTGGGACCGAAGTGCATGATACACTTGCGAGCGGCCGAGTCAGCCTGTTCGTCAAGGGTACGAGGAATGGGAAGCATTCCAGCAACTCCCTGCGTGAGGTGAGGTGCCGCTGCTGCCGCGTTGTCAGCATCGACATATACAGTGGGTGTATCGGAACCAGATGGGACATAAGATCCGGTCGTGGACGAAATCCGGTGCTTGATATTGCGACTGGTGACAGAGTCGGTGTGGAAAGGTTTTATGTTAAACACGATGGGAACAATGTCCATATCGAGCCAAAGTCGCGTCGTCAAATTGGGAGACTGGAGAGCTATGATCAGAGACAGGTAGAGGACGAACAAAAATTATGATACCTCTCTCAGAAGCGAAAGGGTAATACCCGCACCCAAGAATTTGCACAGGTGTTCTTGCGAAAACTTACGCAGAGTCTCGAGGACCTTTTGTTCGATCGCCTTGCCAGTCTTTTCCGAGTTTCCTGGGGTCAAAGCAATAGACACAAACGAAAAGTCGGTGCTGTAGACTGAATCGTGAATCGATAGCGCGATCTCAAACGAAGTACCATTGTTGGTGGCACTTCCCGCAATACCTGCCCACATTGGCTGATGAGATGAAGATTCTGAGCCATCGGGAAGCGAAACAGGAGAAAAGTAACATACGGTGAGACTGGTATAGGCAGGGATCACCTGTGGCCTCTTGTTCTTGCTGTCGACGGCGACAGAAGAGAGACGACGCCTAACAGCAGCTGAAGGGATGGACTCAAAGTTTTGTGGTTGGGCTGCCATGGGTGAAggtgagaaagaaagaggggACAAAGTGCGAGGTTTACATAGTGCATGCAGTAAAAATACTGAAAAAGGAAGAACGCGCGGTAACCGAGATTCAGCGCGATAGGGTGATCACACTTCCGCTACGTCTGCCATGTCCATCACTGGCCCTCCTCCTGCTTGTCCTCAGTGCCCTCCTGGTTCTCCCCTCATAACCCAGGAATGTTCTCTTGTCTGCACCAATTGCGGCCACGTCTTGGAGAAAGACCCATCTTTTATCGATCCTGAACCTTCTAATTTAACGCCTCATTCCTCGCTTCTCAAGAGTTCTCGTTCCTCCTGGAACCTTGCCGGTCAGAACAAGGAAGTTACCCACAGAAGGAACATCGTAAGATCTTTTTTACATCTATTTTACCCTTAAGCCTCATTGTTTTCGGTTTGCCAGTATCTGATCAATGAATTTATCAAGTCTCTCGCACACGCCTTTTCTGTCCCTGGCATCGCACCCCGAGCTATCACACTATTCACCCAGGCCATGAGTACGGGCCAATTTAGTTGGGGAAACAAAGCCAAGGTCATTGCTGGCGTCTGCCTTTCCATAGCCCTCAGGGAGTCTCATCGGCCAGATTTTCTAGCCGACATCAGCTCACTCGTTGAACAACGCCTTACTCATATGAAACGATCCCTTGCATCTGTTTTATCTGTTCTTGGTATCATCCTCGTGCCCAGTGTGCCTCAGCAACACTTAACCACGTTGCATTCCCATCTGATTTCCATTCTCGAGTCTTCGCAACAAGAACAGGACCAACTTCCCTTTTCACTCGTCAGTGAGCTGAAACCCCTCTCAATCCGTTCTGCTGAGGAAACGGCACGCTCTCTGACTGATTTACTCGCCCGCGCTTCTTCGTATTCGGACCCCCTTGGTTATGCTGCAACCCCGACCGCTTGTGCGGTCTTCATACTCTCCCTCGAAGCAGAAGCGCGAGCAACGCTTTCAAACCTGAGTCATCTTGCTGCCTGTTTTGCTGCACGATTTAACATTGGCAAGGGTATCGTTATGCGATGCTATAAATCCCTGCAAGATGAGCTGGTTAGGTGGTCGGAAGAACTGAATTGGCTTGACGCCTACGACTCCAAACGGGGCCGAGCTAAAGTCGCGAAGAGGCTCCTGGTTGCTCGGGCGTTGAAAGACCTCATTACATGGAAGGACGATATTTGGAGACAAAAGATTACAGTTTCTGGGTGTCTCGCCATTGCCGAGTGCAGCAAATACAATGATGACTCTGAAACTCCTCTCGTAGAAAAATCAGAAAAATCTCTTGAGGAAGGTCCCTCCAGGAAACGAAGGAAACTCAACCATACTATCGGTGATGCAGCCCATTTTCTCGTTGATCCGCTCATTGGCCCTATACCCCACATTTTGAATTTCCACTCTACTCCCACTGATTCGCCCGAACCTCAGGATACCTTTCATCCTAAGCCCGAACAAGGCCGGAAGATTCCAGACGTCCTTCATCAACTTCCCTTGACTCATTGGCTCCTCGCATCATCCGCTCCCATCCATTCAGTGCGGCGATTACCCTCACGCTTACAGCTGCTTGCCGTAGCCCGCGGAGGCTCGAGCTCAGAGGAGATTACAGACTCGGAGCTCCTTACTGACGACGAATGGGAAACAATACGGCGAACATCTCCCGAAATAGAAGAACTTCTGGAACAATGGCGACTGGACGGAACGTTGGAGCACATACAAGCGGAGCCCCACAAATCTCGTAAATCCAAGGGCGTGGCGGAACCGAACGTCGGAGGAAAGGAAACAAAATCGAAGAGAATAAATTTCGATGCATTCGAACAATTCATGGGTTGTGAGGAAGAGAATCCACAGTTGTCGGCGTTTATGGGAATTGAGTCTGTAGAGCATCTCGAATGGGTGAATTTTGCGGATGTAGATGATGAGGTTCTGCATCCTGAGTCTACTAATGTTTCTATCCTTCGCAATACAGCCGAAGGCGAAGTGATAGACGACTGGCATCCGATGTCTCCTATTGGTGGATACGCGTCTGATAGAGATTGCGATTGAGTGGCAAAGGTGCTGGTTTTTCCTTGCTTTTGGACTCATCAAAGTCCATTTGCCCAGTCGATAGTCTCAAGCATGTAAGTACGACTGTTAGAGATGAACGGGCTTATTGTTCTTTTTCTCCCCTCGGATGTGATGGAAAGTCATGAAGGTTTCTCCCGTTCTCAACGTACCCAAGGCACGAGGCTTTCCCCCCTTCATCTTGGTAAGCACCGATTTTTGCTCATCATTCTTACTTGACATTTTACCGCAGCACGCGTAGTTCATCAAGGAGGGTAGCAACTGATGTCGATGTCTGCACTCATCGGAAGGTGTTTTGACGTCTGCATTCAGATCAAGCCACTGTTGTACTTGAAACTATGTCTCATATTTTAACGAGTTCTGCATAAGTAAACAGAGTGTGAATTTGCGAAGTCCGTATCGCCCTTTAGCGCACGATTCAAGTAAGACCAGGCATCCCAGCTGGAGGCGGTTTATCATATTCATTTCCCACTTCATCGGCCACCCCGTCATTTGTCCAATCATTATTCAGAGGTTGAGATTCAGGAGCTTTGGTCGTCCTGGTAAGCTCATAAGTTTCGGGTTCGTTCGTGTACCGTCGCCCGGTATTAGGTCGATCTTGCTGCGAGGTTGGAGTACTGGATTGTCTGTGCTGCTCGTGGTATACCGGTAAAATCGCCTCCATTTCACGTTTGATGCGAGGGGAGTATGGTTTATGAGACGCTTCAGAACAGAGAGGTGGGTAGTATTGGCGATAGGCAAAGAAGGACATGACAATGCCGAGAATAGAGCCGACCAAGACATCATGCCAATGGTCTAAAGAAGAAAGCAAGAAAAATGTGAATTGAACATGGGCggaagagagaaagaaggCAAAGGACGTAAGTAGTCATAAGTACCGCTCGCAGCGGATGTCCGACGACACTAAACATTTTTTCGCAGGGTTTGTATGATATATATTGAGACTTACGGCGGTAGTCCATAGTACGAGAGATGGCGACTAAAGAGGCTGCGGCAAATGGAGCGAGAGAAAGCCACGCTTTGCCCTAGCGAAAACATTAAAGTTGATTCACCGGTGGCTTCATTTGCTAGCATAGCTCACCGTATGCCCACGCTTGTCAAACAAGTGGACTTTTCCTGCCAAATAATAGCCCATGAACCCAAGACCGGCAAAAGACACTGAAAACGGAGGTGAGAGCCAGGGCATACGAGAAGGAGTGATATTCACAGCTTGCATGGCCGGAGGGGAAGCTACGGAAGCCATCCCGCAGCATTGTGACGTCTGTTTGGGTGCATATATGCCATGTCGAAAGACCATAGAGGGGGTCTACAGAACCCTGGATAGGTTGACAACGATCGATAACATCTAATAAAACGTAATGAGTTGGATTGTTCGGGCGGTATTTTAGGGAACCTGCCAGGTCGTGGTCGTCCGACGGTGAGCTTCACGAACTGAGTTATCGCCCCAGTTATGGAAAGGCTCAAGATTACTTGAGAAAGGTGTGGTCAATAACGTGCCGAATAAATCGCAAACAAAAACCAACGTCCGAGAGTGCCTAGCAATCAGGGTTGAGACATATCAGTAACTGGAGCTGATCTTGAGACAACTTGGTAACACACTGTTATGGAGGTCCCACCACGACCGCACAGTTATAAAATTGACGACTGGTTGTAGTAGAATCGGAGCAACGATACATATGAAGTATAGAGCAATGTTCTGAGAATACGGGTCGTAAGACCCAAGAAGTTCGTGAATGAGACGGTCAGGAGAACAAACTGGTACGCGTTCATGAACAGCAAAGCTATGCTCGGGTGTAAGCTTGCGAGCGTCGGAGGGAAACCAGAGAGGGATACGAACGGATGTCTCAAGCTGGCGAATGAAACAAAGTGAATAACAGTGGCCTGACTGAATGCTTCACATACGATGTATCGGATAGAGAAAAGTCTCTTCGGAACCCATCCACTTTGTCGAGAGAGAAAAATAGTGCACTTGAACAGGGTTGAGAACGAGCGAAAGACCTCGACAAATGCGGAATACACACGCTAGTACGATGGTCAACAGCCTGGAGCAAAAATGAGTATGATTGTCCTGCTCTGAAAGACTAAAAGGAGGGACCAGTCTGGAAGATAACTCCAAACGAGCTTGCGAGTACGAGGAGCTAGTTTCATTCTGCTGTCGTTGGCGTTGTCGTTGTGGCTTGTCTGGGAGGGGATAGAGGAGTAATGATGGGAGTTTTGGTGGAActtgaaaatgttccctaggcCTGTCATGGAGCTGCACAGCTCCCGAGTACATAAGTAGAATTTTGGGAGTCTCACCATCGCCAAATTCGGTGCTACGACCTATAGATAGACAGCGTGGTCCCAGAATTCGGAACTGCCGGAACTACCAACCCGACCGACCCTTTAAAGAGCTGGTAAACTTGTAATAAGACACGAAAAGGTGTGTACTGCTGTAATAACTAGGTATAATTAGTAAACAATATAGTCCATAGTTTCAGTCATTCGTAGTCACAGTCGCTGTCGGACACGTCACACGGCACAAATCCTCTTCGGTGTGAAACTAGTATTATACGGTGGAAAATGAGCTGATACTTGGCACTGGACTCATTCTCGTCAGAGCTTTGGCGTGTTGGACATTGGAGTGAGTTTTCGGTGATTTGGCATGATACCTTCGACATATGGGCCAATTCAGGCCAAAATTCGGTATTGTGGCATGAATTGGCAAAATTCGGTGGTTTTGGATGAGGGCAAGCGTCACGGAGGTTTCATCATGCCCGACCCCAACAACTCAACAGCTGCTCCATTACCAGGCAAGGATCGCCTCTCATTCCTACCAGCCTCTACTCACAAATCTAAAGAACACGAAGATGTCTTAGCTACAATCGCCTCAACCGACTCTGTAGAGTCAGTTCATTGCCCGTGTCGTCCGACATCTCAATGCTCATTACCAGCATTTATAGCATAGAATGGGACAAGTTACGCGACATACTTAAACACAAAATTTCTGAGGTGCGAGAAGCCTTTTTTTCATGTCTGTGATCCCTCGTTGTATGTCTCCCAGAACATATCGTTGTTTCAAGAGAACCAAGagccgccaccaccaccaccagcttTCGTCCCCACCCCTCTCCAGTCGGGTGGGCTGAAATTACCCCCCTTTCCTCCAAGGCGTCAATCCCCCCTCGCATCGTTCGAAATCCCTGTCAATTACATGAATGATGAGCAAGCAGCCCGAATGAAGCAGTACATCTTTGACCAATTGGATCAGTTCGAATCGTGCGTTGCCGCCTTTTCCCATGTGTATTGTACTCAGATCATGCTAGAAATCCTCCTTTCACGATACAGCGTGTCTGCGAACTTTGTATCGAACCAAAAAAACACTATAAAGCCATAGGCAAATACCTCCGTGCTGTGGAAAAGTCCTTGCTAGTTACCTCTACTTGGGACAGTTTCCCTCCCCTGCAAGAGAGCGATTTGAGCACTTCTACGCGGTCCCTGACAGTTTCTGCGTCGAATACACAGTCTACTCCTTCCACTCCGCTCTTTTCTCCGATACCTTTCCTTCACACAGATGCTCGTCGCTCAAAATCCCGAAGCCCGCCACCCTCTCCACTCAATCTAGCCGTAAGCGGAGGTCCGGAACCTTTAGAAACAAGATCCTTGGGTCTGGGTTTAGTCGACGAACTCGATGCACCAGGACCTGGGCACATGAGCGAGCACCCGACGGCTCTCTCTGCGGTCACATCGGTTGAAGAAAAGAGAGAAGTTGCACCAATTGTCGAAAGCTTAGAGTCACGATTTGTAAAGGCTGAAGTGTCGATGGATTCCGAGGATTCCATGGCCGTAGATGAAAATAAAGAAAATGCTAGATCTTAAAAGAGAGATTCAACATGGTGTATGTCCAGGTCTATGAATATCCATTGACGTACACTTATGAGTAATCCCTTTGAATCTTCTCAAGCATGGCATTCATCCGTAATTTCATGTTGGGCTGTCCTCTACCGCCACCTTTCTTCACATGTTCCCCGTTCGACCGACGTTTGAGGGGGTCGGATTTGTAGGTATGCAATGATTCGCGAGAATACGCTTTCCGTGCTAATTCACGTAGACCACCCGATTGTGAGGATTCTACATGATCTCTTCTGATATTTTGAGTTTCCTGAGCAGTCGAGTCTTTTCCTTTGCGCGGTCGAGAGGAAGTGCGAAGTTCCTTGGAAGTATCAACCTGAACTTCGCGCTCAGTGACGTGCTGTTGCTCAATTTGATTAATCTCGTTCGTAGCATCTCCTTCCTGTACAGGATTCTCCGGCGCTTGCGCAAGACCCATTTTGCGTTTTTCTGCCTTCCATTTACTCTTGATTTTGGCTTTCTCTACCCATGCCTGCTTCAGAGCCTTCGCTACAAACgaaaccaaattcaataaCACGTATTGGATAGCCATATAGTCTATTTACCTCTTGTGGGGGGGAAGTGATTAAAAGTCGGGGGTTTTTTCTTGTCCTTTCTGGTTGGAGGCATTGGAGAGAATGTGGATTGTGGATTGTGGATTACATCAGCCGTGTGAGCCCTGAACATAATTGCGGTGGCTGTGAACACAGCTGTTCGTTTTCTCCCTTTTCCTCTCTCAGTCTTCTCTCTTCCCACTTACACATCCACATCGCATGCAGAATCTCAACTCCTTCGGTCTGCTAGCTCTTTTTATACTAGGCAATTATTACTCATCGCTGTCCTCCCCTCAGATCCCTTTGCAGACGAAGAAACCCAAGACGTTGGCTCTCAGGCCGCTTACATTCACATTCGTATCCAGCAgaggaatggaaggaagacatTGACCACCCTACAAGGCTTGCCCAAACGTGAGGCTGCTGCTTTCCTACAGCCTTTAGCCACCTCGACTGAATTATGCCTCCTAGAATACGACGCTAAGAAAGTATTGAAGGCCTTCAAGAAGGTGCTGACTTCACTCCCCTTTTTGTTACGATGCATCTTCGGCGATAACTGACTTGCCAATATGTAGGAATTTGCGTGCAATGGCACTCTcgttgacgacgaggagatgGGCCAAGTTATTCAGCTCCAAGGTGACCAGCGAAGCAAGATATCTACTTTCCTTGTCGAAAACGGCATCTCAAAGTCCACCATCAAGGTGCATGGGTTCTGATTAATGTACTTTATCGACCACACTATTCCCTATCATCACTCCCGTTACCCATGTATATCGATCAATTCTTCAACGTAGTGTCACACAGTGTACGAGTTATGGCATCATTCTGATTGTAATGGCCTATCTCTTTAGGACTTGGTCAAGTGGATTAGAATTTATACATTGTAACGAATATTCATCTGCTAGACCGAGGAAATAGCTAAGCAGAAAAGAAAGGGGTGCATAGGCAACATAACTGAGACGAGCGCGCATCTAATCTTCACTTGATTTTGTCCAAAGGCCTGAATAAAGAAGATAATGAGCTGAAGGCCTAGTGGTCGAGTAGTTGGAAAGTGAGAAGGACGTACCGATTGAATCCGCCACGCCTACGGGAAATGTCAGTAGTTGCATTGAAAATAGAGGCAAGCACGAACCGGTTCATATACTGTCTCCAAGTTCTCATCTTCTTTATACTGACCGCACCTTCTTGATTTCCGTCGACATGTTTGCCCTGCAGCAAGGGTGGCTGAGTATGCAGCAACGACCGCAAAGAGACGATGCACCGACCTTCGTGCTACCGAAACCGCTCATGcccatcatcgtcatcattgCGGAATCATTGTCTTCGACGCCTACCATAGCCTCGACATCGTCCACATGATCTGGCGCATCAGAATCCAAGTTGATTCGACGTTCAGCATTGCTTCCTGAGATAAGGCGTGAACTTTTGACAACCATGGAATGAGATGGACACACACCTTCCCTAGACAGAGTAATGTCTGAATCGCGACCAGTGTTTCCTTCCTGTTTCGAAGTATCTTTGCTATCACGATCCCGTCGTCGAAGTTCTCTATTTCTGTCGTTATCTCTGTCTCTTTCCTTGTCTCTTTCTCgatctccttctctatttctctccctctctccctctctctccctATCCCTTACATCTCTTTCCCTGTCTCTCGCGTTGACATCTCGTTCACCGCGGTAGTCTGTAAAGGAAGTTATGTCAATACGGAACACTCATTCTTCGAATGGCTCACCCCGCCTGTCTCGGTCACCTCTTCGGGGACTACCTGACCTAGACCGTCGTCGACCCGAGTCACGAAAGCCTCGTCCGCTCCTGGAGTATCTGTCTCTGTCTCTATCACGGTCACCTCGTTCCCAGCTTCGGTCGCGTCTTCTGTCGCTCCGGGAGGACATGAAAGTTGGGGAGATCACAATAATTGTCACGCGTTTCTGCTTTCTTCTTGCCCTGATTGAATTGGCAATCATCGTGATCCCGTACCACGTACGATACATAGCTCTAAGTACTTGCTAGGTCAACCAATTTATGAATGTGAGGGTCTGAAAGTTGAACTACACCGCTGTTCAACGGCCAGAAATTAGAATCTGATAGTCAATAACTGTCTAGCAATCTCTGTGAAACGGTTTTCAGATCTTCAGAGCCCGCCAATGATTGAACGAGGAGTGCCATGGACCGCGTACAATCCGTTTGTTTTTATGTCCTCCGACGGTAGATCATTCAGGCCTCTAGCGTCATTGCATTGTTACACGCCTATAGAGAGAATTATCAACAAGTTCTCAGTCCCGTGTTCCATCGTGAATTTCACCCTGCTGTGTGCAAGTATGCAACCAGACCGAATGACATCTGGTGTCTGAGGCAAACACTGGTCCTCTGAATTAGCCCTAACCGGTAACAGCACATGTATCACCTTTTCGTAGCAACTGAGAAGCAGGTTTGTCGCCCAAGTCGTGTTCCTGGATAGGTCTCGGGCTTCATCATAATCGTTCCGCTTCCGAATTCTCATCCAATCTCGTTCGTTGAGCCTTCGAGGAGAACAAAGTGAATACTCTACATGGACGGGAATGGGGGACACGCTTACAAGTCTCTCCCCCTCGTCTCCGTTATCAGGGGACCGCTCTCGTTTGAGACTAGTTACGGGGCCTTCTACCTGTTTCCACTCTCCACCTCCACTCGCGACTGCGCCCGGTCCATCTTGAGCATCCGCGTACCGCTCTTCGACTTGTCGTCTTCGTTcaatttcatttctctgCGCTTGAGCTCCCCATCCGCCACGTCCTGGATCGTAGTCTTGTCTATGTTCATCCCTAACTTGCCCGCCGCTCTTCCCCCTACCAAATTGTCTGCCTTCCTTGTATCCTAGATCCAGATCACACCTTATGATTCTCTCGTCCAATTTGGTCCCACTTATGTATCTCATGCTAGCGAGAGCTTCCGCATGCGTGTAGTACTCCACGAAGCAAAAGCCACAGGGTGTCCTGTCCGATACTCATTAGTCAATAGCCCACCTACTTGGCAAGACTCGAGCGCCTCGAGCGC
Proteins encoded:
- the NCBP2 gene encoding Nuclear cap-binding protein subunit 2 (BUSCO:EOG09264G04), which codes for MAHIVQSLDLPSNYKDSQSRVDRQRQNELLAHSTTLYVGNLSFFTTEEQIYELFARCTSPEDGGGIKRIIMGLDRNTRTPCGFCFVEYYTHAEALASMRYISGTKLDERIIRCDLDLGYKEGRQFGRGKSGGQVRDEHRQDYDPGRGGWGAQAQRNEIERRRQVEERYADAQDGPGAVASGGGEWKQVEGPVTSLKRERSPDNGDEGERLAQRTRLDENSEAERL